From one Dermacentor andersoni chromosome 1, qqDerAnde1_hic_scaffold, whole genome shotgun sequence genomic stretch:
- the LOC126548438 gene encoding vitellogenin receptor Yl-like, translating into MKSVACVVLAAVALYLVGDAACECQQGWFDCGNDRCITMFWRCDGQNDCGNHKDETGCSDHAHRCPSDKFACRDGSYCVPEIWVCDGEADCHDSSDELDCHSNNCTGYRCHNNECIPNHWHCDETEDCADASDELNCHAATNSSPTTVAPRCDVDQGRFPCLDGQCLLPSKVCDGRKDCGDGADEGAFCKVNECSQKKCSQGCFVATNGSTCYCNPGFRLMADHISCADVDECAEEPYVCSHGCTNSPGSYSCHCLEGYQLADKSFCKARDPEPLLLYSNTKEIRGLWLRSNRYFEIHPAEAQAVGVEFDSDQRRVYWTDVSTQESSVYSCRLDGSGLKTLFSAEKTLLEDLSLDWVTNTLYITDSLVKRILVCTTDGLSCSALITDSIDSPRAIIVNPAQKTMYWTDWGAQPAVMHSNMDGTNVAQLVSTDLGWPNGLTLDHTTNRLYWCDAKLSRLEYLELATLRRAVVMDEDVFHPFALAIFEDTVYWSDWASYSLDSSNKRTGKHHHRVLRENGNHIMGVHVYHPVLRLRGIHNPCWANPCDHICVLSGDSYTCLCRIGYKLSADKRSCTVTKDFRFVVVAEEDLLYKIDLDRVGPPLPVALPFSNLGMISALAFDWSNQTLHYSDNSHEILSAINVNTFNQWTVHDHIGSVFGMDFDVAHQLLYWVDADKYTLEVCRANGSGHAIIRDDLRRPVGVALYPFAGILFVLSAGDAPTITSYTMDGQSPRILPLATLLLPVSLSVDLVARKLVWADATRGTIESLDLRNLFSATPFIVQQVKAHVSSVSAAHNEIHWISRDHSSLEYIDLSVEPNLRRHVPLPSKRNGTYSRRVIIASQVPPFAPGPCGQNNGGCSHTCLPVRTADRSCFCPPGMALNTDTTTCRVENGTCRPHELPCAGRCIAATYWCDGHKDCSDNADEASCGPAKCPSTDFTCSNGRCIEKEWHCDGYNDCGDLSDEKNCTRQTCATHQYTCRSGVCVPLYWRCDGSEDCPDGDDELNCSGVRCPSGHDRCANGQCIPHDWTCDGHADCADSSDEKNCTEALTCLVDDFRCTNGQCLDKRLRCDRDNDCEDSSDEVGCDYAKVNRSQCSTGMVDCGDGHCIYAHDMCDGYVDCHNGRDERNCSAPICQSAEFFCTGTKRCILQSWLCDGDDDCGDGMDELLPRCHPTTQVAATTVAACWGNEFQCGSHECIAWTRVCDGRTDCADFSDEGSHCVKHCGTANGGCAHICRESPIGPICSCQPGYRLNSDHKSCDDVDECATPGHCSHFCQNSKGSFKCTCADGYALGVDRRYCKVQYGEAFLLYMLPNQIRSFSMHGHAQHLLAEDSLSDMHGMDYRVADKSIFWTEMDEGIINVMTVGNGKQFTLLEDIHKPHHIAVDWVAGNIYFTDGWVHIQACEPTFQHCTDVVDTTYSHLNTFALSANDGLMFWAVWHEVVNKNHGLIERSNMDGTTRVVLLTDKILWPCSITVDAVHKRIYWSDANKNVIESATYDGKQRKLVRGAGLSSPFSIALFEDWLYWSDWGSDSLMACNKYTGTNIGLVHHGTAKATVLKVLHAVHQPSGVNRCARNQCAHVCLLNPSAYTCACSHGYSLAHDAHTCVESDDHYNLTSSDVLGQFCNPVCLNGGRCISANGSYFCKCLNGFNGLSCEDTMVISPLPQQSGSHSTALASILVSILCVALLVLGYVLYRRNRQKLAALDFSISFKKPTFRKRQGLLEDEHPVAADEDYHAMTPAPGFVNPAFSNRKSQLLADDGQFKRWSSSESLQSSSSKDKSTCSLATDSAAKNEVFFFRKH; encoded by the exons ATGAAGTCTGTCGCGTGCGTTGTGCTGGCAGCAGTTGCTTTGTATCTGG TGGGCGACGCAGCCTGCGAGTGCCAGCAAGGCTGGTTTGACTGCGGCAACGACAGGTGTATCACCATGTTCTGGAGGTGTGATGGCCAGAACGACTGCGGTAACCACAAGGACGAGACCGGATGCA GTGACCACGCCCACCGATGTCCCTCGGACAAATTCGCCTGCCGCGACGGCAGCTATTGCGTCCCAGAAATATGGGTGTGCGACGGGGAAGCAGACTGCCACGACTCTTCCGATGAGCTGGACTGCCACTCGAACAACTGCACCGGCTACCGCTGTCATAATAACGAGTGCATCCCTAACCACTGGCACTGCGATGAAACGGAAGACTGTGCAGATGCTTCCGATGAATTGAACTGTCATGCTGCTACAAACTCCTCCCCCACCACGGTAGCGCCTCGTTGCGACGTCGACCAGGGTCGCTTCCCGTGCCTGGACGGACAGTGTCTTCTTCCTTCTAAGGTGTGCGACGGCCGGAAGGATTGTGGCGACGGCGCTGACGAAGGAGCGTTCTGCA AGGTCAACGAGTGCAGCCAGAAAAAATGCAGCCAAGGGTGCTTCGTCGCCACCAACGGTTCTACGTGTTACTGCAACCCGGGTTTCCGCCTCATGGCAGACCACATCTCATGTGCCG ATGTCGACGAATGCGCTGAAGAACCTTACGTCTGCAGTCACGGTTGCACGAACTCTCCTGGGTCTTATTCCTGTCACTGTCTCGAGGGCTACCAGCTCGCCGACAAAAGCTTCTGCAAGGCACGGGATCCTGAGCCGCTTCTCCTCTACTCAAACACAAAGGAGATTCGTGGCCTCTGGCTTCGATCCAACCGTTATTTTGAAATCCACCCGGCTGAGGCTCAGGCCGTCGGCGTGGAGTTTGACAGCGACCAGCGTCGTGTGTATTGGACCGATGTCTCTACACAGGAGTCGTCCGTTTATTCCTGCCGCCTTGATGGTTCGGGCTTAAAAACTCTCTTCAGTGCAG AAAAAACTCTACTGGAAGATCTTTCTTTGGACTGGGTTACGAATACCCTCTACATCACGGACTCTCTCGTCAAGCGCATCCTTGTATGCACTACAGATGGCCTATCTTGCAGCGCCCTCATTACGGACTCCATAGATTCCCCTCGTGCGATCATCGTAAACCCGGCGCAGAA GACCATGTACTGGACAGACTGGGGCGCGCAGCCGGCAGTCATGCATTCGAATATGGACGGCACCAACGTCGCGCAATTGGTATCGACCGATCTTGGTTGGCCTAACGGTCTTACATTGGATCACACCACCAACCGTCTCTACTGGTGCGACGCCAAGCTCTCCAGGCTGGAATATCTCGAACTCGCCACCCTGAGGCGAGCTGTCGTCATGGACGAAGATGTGTTCCACCCTTTTGCCCTTGCTATTTTCGAGGACACCGTTTACTGGAGCGACTGGGCATCCTACTCCCTCGACTCCAGCAACAAGCGCACCGGCAAGCACCACCATCGCGTTCTGCGTGAAAACGGCAACCACATCATGGGTGTTCACGTTTACCATCCAGTCCTACGCCTCCGAG GCATCCATAATCCATGCTGGGCCAACCCCTGTGATCACATCTGCGTGCTCTCTGGGGACTCCTACACGTGCCTGTGCCGCATTGGATACAAGCTGTCGGCAGACAAGCGTTCTTGCACAG TTACCAAGGACTTCCGTTTCGTCGTCGTAGCGGAAGAGGACTTGCTCTACAAAATTGATCTCGACCGGGTCGGCCCTCCTCTCCCTGTAGCGTTGCCGTTTTCCAACTTGGGAATGATCAGTGCCTTGGCGTTTGACTGGTCCAACCAAACGCTCCACTACAGTGACAATAGCCACGAAATCCTGTCTGCGATCAACGTCAACACTTTCAATCAATG GACCGTCCATGATCACATTGGCTCCGTCTTCGGCATGGATTTCGACGTGGCTCATCAACTTCTCTACTGGGTGGACGCTGACAAATACACGCTCGAAGTGTGCCGTGCTAATGGTTCCGGTCATGCCATCATCCGGGACGACCTCCGCCGACCAGTTGGTGTTGCTCTTTACCCTTTCGCTGG CATACTTTTCGTGCTGAGCGCCGGTGATGCACCGACCATCACCTCGTACACAATGGATGGCCAAAGCCCCCGGATTCTTCCCTTAGCCACTCTACTGCTTCCAGTCTCCCTCAGCGTCGATCTTGTAGCTCGGAAGCTCGTCTGGGCTGACGCCACTCGTGGAACCATCGAATCCTTAGACCTTCGCAACTTGTTCTCCGC gACCCCGTTCATCGTTCAACAGGTGAAAGCGCACGTCTCTTCTGTGTCTGCCGCGCATAATGAAATCCACTGGATATCCCGTGACCACTCCTCCCTCGAGTACATCGATCTGTCTGTCGAGCCCAACCTTCGTCGTCACGTTCCACTACCTTCTAAACGGAACGGCACCTATTCGAGGCGGGTGATCATCGCATCTCAAGTTCCACCGTTCG CACCCGGTCCGTGTGGCCAAAATAATGGCGGTTGCTCCCACACCTGCCTACCTGTTCGCACTGCAGACCGTTCTTGCTTCTGTCCACCTGGAATGGCCCTCAACACTGACACCACCACCTGTCGAG TTGAAAATGGCACCTGCCGTCCACACGAGCTCCCATGCGCTGGCCGTTGCATCGCCGCCACCTACTGGTGCGACGGTCACAAGGACTGCTCAGACAATGCGGACGAAGCATCTTGTG GCCCAGCCAAGTGTCCCTCCACTGACTTCACCTGCTCCAACGGCCGCTGCATTGAAAAGGAATGGCACTGTGATGGCTACAACGACTGTGGCGATCTCTCCGACGAAAAGAACTGCA CCCGGCAGACCTGCGCTACCCACCAGTACACCTGCCGCAGCGGAGTCTGTGTCCCTCTCTACTGGCGCTGTGATGGCTCTGAAGACTGTCCCGATGGTGACGACGAGCTGAACTGCAGCGGTGTACGCTGTCCGAGCGGTCACGACCGCTGCGCCAATGGCCAGTGCATTCCGCATGACTGGACTTGCGATGGCCATGCAGACTGCGCCGATTCCTCGGATGAAAAAAACTGCA CCGAAGCCCTCACCTGCTTGGTGGACGATTTCCGCTGCACCAACGGCCAGTGCCTGGACAAGAGGCTTCGCTGCGATCGCGACAACGACTGTGAAGACTCCTCAGACGAAGTTGGCTGTG ATTATGCAAAGGTCAACCGATCGCAGTGTTCCACGGGCATGGTCGACTGTGGTGATGGCCATTGCATCTACGCCCACGACATGTGTGACGGCTACGTCGACTGCCACAACGGCAGGGACGAGCGCAACTGCT CTGCGCCTATATGCCAATCAGCGGAGTTCTTCTGCACTGGAACGAAGCGCTGCATTCTGCAAAGCTGGCTCTGCGATGGTGACGACGACTGCGGCGACGGCATGGATGAACTCCTTCCTCGATGTCACCCCACCACGCAAGTTGCCGCAACAA CTGTGGCTGCTTGCTGGGGCAACGAATTCCAGTGCGGTTCCCACGAATGCATCGCCTGGACCCGTGTCTGCGACGGACGCACAGATTGCGCCGATTTCTCGGATGAAGGCAGCCATTGCG TCAAGCATTGCGGCACCGCTAATGGAGGCTGCGCTCACATCTGCCGGGAATCTCCAATTGGTCCGATTTGTTCCTGTCAACCCGGTTACCGCCTGAACTCGGACCACAAATCGTGCGATG ACGTCGACGAATGTGCAACTCCCGGCCATTGCAGCCACTTCTGTCAGAACTCTAAGGGCAGCTTCAAGTGCACATGCGCGGATGGTTACGCCCTTGGTGTCGACCGCCGGTACTGCAAGGTTCAAT ATGGCGAAGCGTTCCTGCTCTACATGCTTCCTAACCAGATCCGGAGCTTTTCAATGCACGGTCATGCCCAGCATTTACTTGCTGAAGATTCTCTTTCCGATATGCATGGCATGGACTACCGCGTCGCTGACAAGTCCATCTTCTGGACGGAAATGGACGAG GGTATCATCAACGTTATGACCGTCGGTAACGGCAAGCAGTTTACACTTCTCGAAGACATCCACAAGCCCCACCATATTGCGGTCGACTGGGTCGCCGGCAACATTTACTTCACCGACGGCTGGGTTCACATCCAAGCGTGCGAGCCTACATTCCAACACTGCACCGACGTCGTAGACACGACGTACTCGCACCTTAACACGTTTGCACTTTCTGCTAACGATGG GTTGATGTTCTGGGCTGTATGGCATGAAGTTGTCAACAAGAACCACGGCCTCATTGAGCGCTCAAACATGGACGGCACTACCAGAGTTGTCTTGCTCACGGATAAGATTTTGTGGCCTTGCTCCATTACCGTTGACGCCGTTCATAAGCGCATCTATTGGTCTGACGCGAACAAGAATGTCATTGAAAGTGCAACATACGATGGCAAACAGCG AAAATTGGTCCGAGGTGCTGGCCTGTCAAGCCCTTTCAGCATCGCTCTATTCGAAGACTGGCTGTACTGGTCTGACTGGGGCTCCGACTCCCTGATGGCCTGCAACAAATACACCGGCACAAACATTGGCCTTGTACATCACGGCACAGCCAAAGCCACGGTTCTCAAAGTTCTTCATGCTGTTCACCAACCAAGTG GTGTAAACCGCTGCGCCCGCAACCAGTGCGCACACGTCTGCTTGCTGAACCCTAGTGCGTACACGTGTGCTTGCTCTCATGGCTACTCTCTGGCACACGACGCTCACACCTGTGTAGAATCCG ATGACCACTACAATTTGACCAGCTCCGACGTCCTTGGTCAGTTCTGCAATCCTGTGTGTCTGAACGGTGGCCGCTGCATCTCCGCCAACGGTTCTTACTTCTGCAA GTGTCTCAACGGTTTCAATGGACTTTCCTGCGAGGATACCATGGTTATTTCACCGCTGCCTCAGCAGTCAGGCTCGCACTCTACAGCGCTTGCCTCCATCCTAGTCAGCATCCTGTGTGTGGCCTTGCTTGTCCTTGGCTACGTACTCTACCGGAGAAACAGGCAA AAGCTTGCGGCCTTGGATTTCTCAATCAGCTTCAAGAAACCTACCTTCAGGAAGCGGCAGGGCTTGCTAGAGGATGAGCACCCTGTTGCCGCCGATGAGGATTACCACGCCATGACCCCTGCCCCTGGTTTCGTCAATCCTGCGTTCTCCAATCGTAAA TCGCAGCTTCTCGCCGATGATGGCCAGTTCAAGCGGTGGTCTTCCAGCGAATCTCTCCAGTCTTCGTCTTCAAAAGACAAATCCACGTGCTCCCTTGCCACAGACTCTGCTGCGAAGAACGAAGTTTTCTTCTTCCGGAAGCACTAG